One Cystobacter ferrugineus genomic window, AAAGGTGAGCACCCGCCAGTGCATGCACTGGAGGCATGAGACATCCGTCCCGGGCAGGGGCCAGTCCTTCTGGGGCGGGCGTTTCTTGTCCGCGAGGATCTTGTCCACGTAGCCCTGCGCGCTCGGCAGGTTCTCCTGGCGCAGATCCGGATCCTCCAGGACGGTCTTCTCTCCCTCCTTCAGGAGGGCGGGGTCGTAAAGCACGACCATCAGGTCATCGAACTTGTTCGAGATGGAGCGCTCCCGGCGCAGCCCCACGAGCTGGAGCGTGAGCGGCTTCGCACGGAGGAACTCGATCTCCTCGTTGTCTTGCAGGTGGTACTTCTGGTTGCTCGGGTCGAGCTTCTTCTGCGCCCGGAGGCTCTCGCTGGTGTACTGCTTGAGCAGGCCGATCATGCAATCCGAGCACTTCGTCTCCCCGAGGGTCGCGCGGTGCGCCTCGTTCTCGGTGGTCGTTGGCACGGCGGCCTTCCTGGGCGGGTCCGCCTGTCCGGCCCGCGTTTCCCCTTCCTGGGGCGGGGTCTCCCGCCGAGGTTCGGCGGCGGCTGGTTTCGCTTGGGGTGCACCCTGCTTGGGTGCGGTTCCGGTCTTCTTGGTCACGGCCTTGACTGCCATCGAGATCCTCGAGGGGAGGCGGGCTTAGCTCCCGTGCAACTCGGTGAGCTTCTTGATCGTGGTTTCGTCCAGGCGGCCGGTGAGCTCGAGGCCGCTCCGGTGCTGGAATGCTCGGATGGCGCTGCGCAGCGCTGGCGTCATCTGGCCCGTGGGCTCGAGCGCGTAGCCCAGGTTGATGAGCCGGGCCTCCGCCCCCGAGATGCTCTCGTCCGGCACGCCCTCCAGTGGGTTGAGGTGCCCCAGCTCGAGTTGCCAGCTCCTCCCATCGCATTGGAGCAGGGCGCGGGTCGCGGCATACGGCACCCTCTGCTCGAGGATGCCCTGGTCGTTGGTGTGCCCCTCTCGCGGCGGGTCATCCCCGAGGGAGAGCGTATAGGGCGTGTCGGCCAGGGGTTTTCCCTCGGCGTCCTCGAGGGCGAGTCTCACCAGCCGTGTCCGCAGTTGAAGGACGAAGCGGTGGGTCTGACCGGTGGAGAGACTCACCGTCATGCCCTTCGCGGAGGTGGATTCCGGAATGACGATCTCGTCCCCGGGGAAGAGCACGTGGGGATTGGGGCGTTTCTTGCGCAGTTCCGCGTTGTCCGGGTGCTCGTAGAGCTTCTTGTAGTCCGCGAAGCCATGGCGCCGCGCGATTCGCAAGAGGCACTCACCTTGTTTGACGACATGGATCTTGGTCATCGAAGCCCCCCTTCCAGGCAGGCCACGTTAGCAGAAGCGGTGTGTCCGGGGGCGCGGTCGCCGGATGACAAGGGAAGGGCGCTTGCCGGACGTGAGCGCTGACTACCTGTCATGTGGGGCGGCTGTACACGATGAAACACGTCATGGTCTTCGTGTTGCACCACGCGAGGGTCATGCGCCACTCTTCGTCCATGGCCCTCCGCCGCACTCCCGAGTCCGAGTCCACCGGACGCAACGCTCCGTCTGTCGAGGCGGCCTTCCAGGCGGCCCCCGAGGAACTGATGGCGGAGATCCTCGAGGGGGAACTGCACCTCGGCCCCCGTCCAGCCCGTCTGGTCCGAGTGAGCGCCGGGGTTGGCCGCATGAAATACTACGAACTGGAAAGAGATCCGTCGCCACACTACACGGGCAATCTGAACGCCAAACATACGTGGTGGTTGCCCGGTGTGGAGTCCTGCCCTGTCTGTGATTTACAACCCGAGGGGGGGACATCGGCCCAATATCCGCGCGTGGACCTGTCGGCTCTGTCCTCGGAGGAGCAGAAGAAGCTGTCCAGTGCATGGCCCGTCCCGCGTGAGGAGTTCATCCGGAGGCGCGAGCTGGTGCGCCCCCTGGCGCCTCCCCACGCCGTACTGGAATCAGGAGCGGCTTTCGGCCCACTCCAGGGAACAGGCGTGGGCTACTTCGGCCAGCTCGTCATGCAGAACCCCTGGTCCCTTTGTATGCGCCTCGAGGCACTGGAGCGCATACGGAACGCACCCGAGCTGCGGGACATCCAGCTCGAAACCCACGGGCGATTCCATCCGGACTGCCTGCCGCCCCCGAATCCTCCGTGTCCCACCTGTGGTGTCGCCATGGGCCACGGCGTCCCGGACCCGTATTGGCTCGACGCCTCATCGCTGCCGCCGCATGTGGATATCTTCCGACTGGCAGATGCCTCGACGCTCATCATCGCCAACGAGCGCCTGGTGGACGCGGTACACCGCCTGGAACTGGATGGGGTCGTCTTCAAGGAGCTGGAGGCCCGCTGAGTCTTGGCGCCCGGCCGCTCAGGGTTGGGTCCAGTTCAGCCACAAGGTCGGGTTGGGCGTGTCCTGCTTGACCTCGATGGCGTAGCTCCGGCCAGAGGGGGGCTGGGTTCCCGGCGTGTCGGTCCCCGGGTACGCCGCCAGGTACAGATCGAACCCTCCGAAGGCCTGTTTGCGGACGATGGCCTGGTCCACGAAGGGCCATCGCCCCGGTTTCGGGCAGTAGATGCTGTTGGTGGCATCCCGATAGTTCTGCCAGTAACCCCCGAAGGCGTCGCTCAAGGCGGACGGCAGGTAACGGGTGGCCGGCGGCACCAGTCCCACCAGACGGAAGTGCCAGATGTTGGCCGCCGCGCCGCTGGACGTCGAGGCCACTGGCGTATTGCAGTTCGTCGAGACGTGGGGAACTCCAGGAGTGCCACGCTGGACGGCTCGGATGAAGCGCAGCTCGGGCCGCCCCGCGCAGACGGTGTCCTTATGATTGCCATCCAGGTAGTAGCTTCCGCACGCCTCGGTCTGACTGTCCATCATCCTGGATTGCGCGACGTTGTCCGGAGCCACTGCGAGGACGATGCTCGCCGGGTTGCCGTAGTTGCCCTCCTCCCCCGTGACGATGGCCTCGAAGGACCACAGCGGCTGGTTGTCGGCGGGCACGAGGGTCACCCTCGACCAGTAGGCCTGGCACCACGATGAATAGACGAGTTCGACGACGAGGATGCCTTCGTCGATGATGCTGGGGTTGTTGCCACGAGGTGCGTCGATGGGCGCCGTCGCCACCTTTTTGGCCTCGATCGCGCCGGTGTTGTCCGCGCAGCCATAGCCCGCGGCGTTCTTGTGGGAGACAGGGCTCTTGCCGAAACAGCCCGAGCCGGTACATGGCGCCGTCCCATACTGGGCTT contains:
- a CDS encoding peptidoglycan-binding protein, producing MTKIHVVKQGECLLRIARRHGFADYKKLYEHPDNAELRKKRPNPHVLFPGDEIVIPESTSAKGMTVSLSTGQTHRFVLQLRTRLVRLALEDAEGKPLADTPYTLSLGDDPPREGHTNDQGILEQRVPYAATRALLQCDGRSWQLELGHLNPLEGVPDESISGAEARLINLGYALEPTGQMTPALRSAIRAFQHRSGLELTGRLDETTIKKLTELHGS
- a CDS encoding double-CXXCG motif protein; translated protein: MKHVMVFVLHHARVMRHSSSMALRRTPESESTGRNAPSVEAAFQAAPEELMAEILEGELHLGPRPARLVRVSAGVGRMKYYELERDPSPHYTGNLNAKHTWWLPGVESCPVCDLQPEGGTSAQYPRVDLSALSSEEQKKLSSAWPVPREEFIRRRELVRPLAPPHAVLESGAAFGPLQGTGVGYFGQLVMQNPWSLCMRLEALERIRNAPELRDIQLETHGRFHPDCLPPPNPPCPTCGVAMGHGVPDPYWLDASSLPPHVDIFRLADASTLIIANERLVDAVHRLELDGVVFKELEAR